Proteins encoded in a region of the Anoxybacillus amylolyticus genome:
- a CDS encoding YwdI family protein, whose product MDVSVTVILAKMAALVEQAQQSDVRQMREHVAAVRVLCDLILEEKMVTTVVQETALPKKLDIGDDANGTSLLDF is encoded by the coding sequence TTGGACGTATCGGTAACGGTGATTTTAGCGAAAATGGCGGCGCTCGTGGAGCAGGCGCAACAAAGCGACGTACGGCAAATGCGAGAACATGTTGCTGCTGTTCGTGTGCTTTGCGACCTTATTTTAGAAGAAAAAATGGTGACAACCGTAGTGCAGGAAACCGCATTACCGAAGAAGCTAGACATCGGCGACGATGCCAACGGCACGTCGTTGTTAGATTTTTAA
- the pta gene encoding phosphate acetyltransferase → MSDLFSSLKQKVAGKKVTLVFPEGLDERILTAVSRLASEQVLTPIVIGNKEAVKQKAAELGVALPNVEIIDPKQYEAMDELVAAFVERRKGKVSNEEARNILLDENYFGTMLVYMNKAHGLVSGAAHSTADTVRPALQIIKTKPGIRKTSGVFIMVRGDEKYVFADCAINIAPDSQDLAEIAVESANTAKMFDIEPRVAMLSFSTKGSAKSQETEKVIEAVRLAKEMAPDLVIDGEFQFDAAFVPSVAKKKAPDSIIQGDANVFIFPSLEAGNIGYKIAQRLGNFEAVGPILQGLNKPVNDLSRGCNAEDVYKLALITAAQAL, encoded by the coding sequence GTGAGCGATTTATTTTCCAGTTTAAAACAAAAAGTAGCAGGGAAAAAGGTGACGCTCGTTTTTCCAGAAGGATTGGACGAACGCATTTTGACAGCGGTCAGCCGTTTAGCGAGTGAACAAGTGCTAACCCCAATCGTGATTGGCAACAAGGAGGCAGTGAAGCAAAAAGCAGCAGAGCTCGGCGTAGCGCTTCCGAACGTTGAAATTATTGACCCAAAACAATACGAAGCAATGGACGAACTGGTGGCAGCGTTTGTCGAGCGCCGGAAAGGAAAAGTATCGAACGAAGAAGCGCGCAATATTTTGCTCGATGAAAATTATTTTGGCACGATGCTTGTTTATATGAACAAAGCGCACGGGTTAGTGAGCGGAGCAGCTCATTCCACAGCAGATACGGTGCGTCCGGCATTGCAAATTATTAAAACGAAGCCGGGTATTCGTAAAACGTCAGGCGTCTTTATTATGGTGCGTGGCGACGAAAAGTATGTTTTTGCTGATTGTGCGATTAATATTGCACCAGATAGCCAAGATTTAGCGGAAATTGCTGTAGAAAGCGCCAATACCGCGAAAATGTTTGATATCGAACCGCGCGTGGCGATGTTAAGCTTTTCGACAAAAGGGTCAGCGAAATCGCAAGAGACAGAAAAAGTGATTGAAGCGGTCCGTCTGGCGAAAGAAATGGCGCCAGATTTAGTCATCGACGGGGAATTCCAGTTTGACGCAGCGTTTGTACCGTCAGTGGCGAAAAAGAAAGCACCGGATTCTATCATTCAAGGCGATGCGAACGTCTTTATCTTCCCGAGCCTAGAGGCAGGAAACATCGGTTACAAAATCGCGCAACGTCTTGGCAACTTTGAAGCGGTTGGTCCAATTTTGCAAGGATTGAATAAGCCGGTCAATGACTTATCACGCGGCTGCAACGCTGAAGACGTCTACAAACTCGCGCTTATTACGGCCGCGCAAGCGTTATAA
- a CDS encoding glycoside hydrolase family 13 protein: protein MKRAWWKEAVVYQVYWRSFYDSNGDGYGDLQGVIEKLDYMKHLGVNVIWLNPCYESPDKDNGYDIADYYRIMDKAGTMKTWETLLDEVHKRDMKLIMDLVVNHTSDQHPWFIESRSSKDNPKRDWYIWRDKPNNWRSYFTPSAWEYDEATGQYYFHSFAVEQPDLNWKNHEVREEIYNMMRFWLDKGIDGFRLDAIALLAKPDGFPNAADPYDIRYLTNNPGLHNYLREMNERVFKHYDIFTVGEVAFVSPEEGLKYVAEDRHELHTLFHFEVCDEMPSWEPLRFKQIQKRWYDALWGKGWNSQFLNNHDHTRQVTRYGNDKQYRVESAKLLGTMVHTLPGTPYIYQGEEIGMTGVRFPSIDDYNDIAMKNKYAEEVAKGRDPEEVLKSLQPLSRDNSRTPMQWDDSENAGFTTGTPWIKVNPNYKEINVKQALEDSNSVYHYYRKLIQLRKIHPAMVYGTFHDFTESDPYIYAYTRELDDDRLLIVLNHCDNPNDYELPSALSTYTREPLLGNYADIQETGAVLHMRPHEARIYQLK from the coding sequence ATGAAGCGAGCATGGTGGAAAGAAGCAGTAGTGTATCAAGTATATTGGCGGAGTTTTTACGACTCTAACGGAGACGGGTACGGCGACTTGCAAGGGGTAATTGAAAAGTTAGATTATATGAAGCACCTTGGCGTCAATGTCATTTGGCTTAATCCGTGCTATGAGTCGCCGGACAAAGACAACGGCTACGACATTGCCGACTACTATCGCATCATGGATAAAGCCGGAACGATGAAAACGTGGGAAACGCTGCTTGACGAAGTGCATAAGCGCGACATGAAACTCATCATGGACCTTGTCGTCAACCATACGTCTGATCAGCATCCGTGGTTTATCGAGTCGCGGTCATCGAAAGATAATCCGAAGCGCGACTGGTACATTTGGCGCGACAAGCCGAATAACTGGCGTTCGTACTTCACACCGTCCGCATGGGAATATGACGAAGCGACCGGTCAATATTACTTTCATTCGTTCGCAGTGGAGCAACCAGATTTAAATTGGAAAAATCATGAAGTTCGAGAAGAAATTTATAACATGATGCGCTTTTGGTTGGATAAAGGCATTGACGGTTTCCGATTGGATGCGATCGCCCTTCTCGCCAAACCAGATGGATTTCCTAACGCAGCCGATCCATACGATATTCGCTATTTGACGAATAATCCAGGACTGCACAACTATTTGCGCGAAATGAATGAGCGGGTATTTAAGCATTATGATATTTTCACCGTCGGCGAAGTCGCATTCGTGTCGCCAGAAGAAGGGCTGAAATACGTCGCAGAAGATCGCCACGAATTGCATACACTGTTTCATTTTGAAGTATGCGATGAAATGCCAAGTTGGGAGCCGCTGCGCTTTAAACAAATTCAAAAACGCTGGTATGATGCGCTATGGGGGAAAGGCTGGAACTCGCAATTTTTAAACAACCACGACCATACGCGCCAAGTGACGCGATATGGAAACGACAAACAATACCGTGTCGAATCGGCGAAATTGCTCGGAACAATGGTGCATACGCTTCCTGGCACGCCATACATTTACCAAGGGGAAGAAATCGGCATGACCGGCGTTCGCTTCCCTTCGATCGATGATTATAACGACATTGCCATGAAAAACAAATATGCCGAAGAAGTCGCGAAAGGACGCGACCCAGAAGAAGTGCTCAAAAGCCTCCAGCCGTTAAGTCGCGATAATTCGCGCACACCAATGCAATGGGACGACAGCGAAAATGCGGGCTTTACGACCGGAACGCCTTGGATTAAAGTGAATCCGAACTATAAAGAAATTAATGTGAAACAAGCGTTAGAAGACTCAAATTCGGTTTACCATTATTACCGAAAACTCATTCAATTACGTAAAATACATCCCGCAATGGTGTACGGTACGTTCCATGACTTTACGGAAAGCGACCCGTATATTTATGCGTATACGCGCGAACTCGATGACGACCGCCTGCTCATCGTGCTTAATCATTGCGACAACCCGAACGACTATGAACTTCCGTCGGCGTTATCGACCTACACGCGCGAACCTTTACTTGGCAACTATGCCGACATTCAGGAAACAGGCGCGGTGTTGCATATGCGTCCACATGAAGCGCGCATTTATCAATTAAAATAG
- a CDS encoding lipoate--protein ligase family protein: protein MGLELLRQPRWRIIDQSHVGPMFDARQSFAIDDTLCTSVGQGGSDAVVRTWVHHDTIVLGIQDTKLPHLQEGVSFLKEQGYRVIVRNSGGLAVVLDAGVLNISLILPESKKAIDINQGYEAMWELIKRMFSVYPVTIEAKEIVGSYCPGSYDLSIDGKKFAGISQRRVRRGVAVQIYVCVNGSGSERAELIRQFYERGLQGAETKFTYPRIVPATMASLSELLHERLTISDMMLRLLQTLRSFGAELYSSSLNEKEWSLYEQYWQRMVERNENSLPFL, encoded by the coding sequence ATGGGACTAGAACTGTTGCGGCAGCCGAGATGGCGCATTATTGACCAGTCGCACGTCGGACCAATGTTTGATGCTCGTCAATCGTTTGCGATCGACGATACGCTCTGTACGTCCGTCGGACAAGGAGGCTCGGATGCGGTCGTCCGCACATGGGTGCATCACGATACAATTGTGCTTGGGATTCAAGATACGAAACTTCCGCATTTGCAAGAGGGGGTTTCTTTCTTAAAAGAACAAGGCTATCGCGTGATCGTCCGCAATTCCGGTGGCCTTGCTGTCGTTTTAGATGCTGGAGTGCTGAACATTTCGCTCATTTTGCCAGAAAGCAAAAAAGCAATTGACATTAACCAAGGCTATGAAGCGATGTGGGAATTAATCAAACGGATGTTTTCGGTGTATCCGGTCACCATAGAAGCGAAGGAAATTGTGGGCTCTTATTGCCCCGGCAGCTACGATTTAAGCATTGATGGGAAAAAGTTCGCTGGTATCTCGCAGCGCCGTGTTCGCCGAGGAGTAGCCGTCCAAATTTACGTATGTGTTAACGGCAGCGGTTCGGAACGCGCCGAATTGATTCGCCAATTTTACGAGCGCGGTTTACAAGGGGCGGAAACGAAATTTACTTACCCTCGCATCGTTCCGGCCACGATGGCGTCACTGTCCGAATTATTGCATGAGCGGTTAACGATTTCGGATATGATGCTTCGTTTATTGCAGACGCTTCGTTCGTTTGGAGCCGAACTTTATTCGTCTTCCTTAAACGAAAAAGAATGGTCGCTGTATGAACAATATTGGCAGCGAATGGTGGAGCGGAATGAAAATAGCCTGCCCTTTTTATAA
- a CDS encoding glycine--tRNA ligase has protein sequence MSVTMEQIVAHAKHRGFVFPGSEIYGGLANTWDYGPLGTELKNNIKRAWWKKFVQESPYNVGLDAAILMNPKTWEASGHLGNFNDPMIDCKQCKARHRADKLIENALEAKGLEMIVDGLPFSTMEELIKEHNIACPDCGSQDFTNIRQFNLMFKTFQGVTESSANEIYLRPETAQGIFVNFKNVQRTMRKKLPFGIAQIGKSFRNEITPGNFTFRTREFEQMELEFFCKPGEELHWFDYWKQFCEQWLLSLGMKKDNVRLRDHSQEELSHYSNATTDIEYKFPFGWGELWGIASRTDYDLKQHMEHSGEDFHYIDQETNERYIPYCIEPSLGADRVTLAFMIDAYEEEALEDGTTRTVMRLHPALAPYKAAVFPLSKKLSEGARQVFADLAKHFMVDYDESGSIGKRYRRQDEIGTPFCITYDFDSEQDGMVTVRDRDTMEQTRIPIAELKRFLEEKIQF, from the coding sequence ATGTCAGTGACAATGGAACAAATCGTTGCCCATGCGAAACATCGCGGCTTTGTTTTTCCAGGCTCGGAAATTTACGGCGGATTGGCAAACACATGGGATTACGGTCCGTTAGGAACAGAACTAAAAAACAATATTAAACGCGCGTGGTGGAAAAAATTCGTGCAAGAATCCCCGTACAACGTCGGCTTAGATGCAGCGATTTTAATGAACCCGAAAACATGGGAAGCATCTGGCCATTTAGGTAATTTCAACGACCCAATGATCGACTGTAAACAATGTAAAGCGCGTCATCGCGCGGATAAACTGATCGAGAATGCCCTAGAAGCAAAAGGGCTCGAAATGATTGTCGACGGACTTCCGTTTTCCACAATGGAAGAGCTGATAAAAGAGCACAACATTGCTTGTCCGGATTGCGGCAGCCAAGATTTCACGAACATCCGTCAGTTTAATTTAATGTTTAAAACGTTCCAAGGCGTTACCGAATCAAGCGCTAACGAAATTTATCTTCGTCCAGAAACGGCGCAAGGTATTTTCGTCAACTTCAAAAACGTACAGCGGACGATGCGCAAAAAACTTCCGTTCGGGATTGCGCAAATCGGAAAAAGCTTCCGCAACGAAATTACGCCAGGCAACTTTACGTTCCGGACGCGTGAATTTGAACAAATGGAGCTCGAATTTTTCTGCAAGCCAGGCGAAGAATTGCACTGGTTCGACTACTGGAAGCAATTTTGCGAGCAATGGTTGTTGTCATTAGGCATGAAAAAAGACAACGTCCGCTTGCGCGATCATTCGCAAGAAGAATTGTCGCACTACAGCAACGCCACGACCGACATTGAATATAAGTTTCCGTTCGGCTGGGGCGAGCTATGGGGCATTGCGTCTCGCACCGACTATGACTTAAAACAACATATGGAACATTCCGGTGAAGATTTCCACTATATCGACCAAGAAACGAACGAACGCTACATCCCATATTGCATTGAACCGTCGCTTGGCGCAGACCGCGTCACGCTGGCGTTTATGATCGACGCTTATGAAGAAGAGGCGCTTGAAGACGGAACGACGCGGACGGTCATGCGCTTGCATCCAGCGCTCGCACCATACAAAGCGGCCGTATTTCCGCTCTCGAAAAAGCTGTCGGAAGGTGCACGGCAAGTGTTCGCTGATTTGGCGAAACATTTCATGGTTGACTACGACGAATCCGGCTCGATCGGCAAACGCTACCGCCGCCAAGACGAAATCGGAACACCGTTTTGCATTACGTATGATTTTGATTCAGAACAAGACGGGATGGTGACGGTTCGCGACCGCGACACAATGGAGCAAACGCGTATACCAATTGCCGAATTAAAACGTTTCTTAGAAGAAAAAATTCAATTTTAA
- a CDS encoding potassium channel family protein produces the protein MRSSKPVFLSILAMGLAIGAGTIGFILSEHLSFFDALWLTVVTILTVGYGDTVPKTFYGRLFALLIIPIGISIVTYATGAVASMMMEGEFSKTVRRRKMRKKIDSLSNHIIVCGFGRVGEQVVRELLKNRTHVVVVEKNVERLEGDGSLLYIEGDATQDEVLVAAGIERAAGLVATLPADADNVFISLTAKGLNRNIQIVARAERPETEEKLRRAGADKVINPSFLSGRRMAMTILKPVSIDYVDTIFHDHEEEFALEEIRISPHSPLTNRLLRESEIRPRYGVTIVAIQRGKKIISNPSSDEVLQAGDLIIVFGKKEKLARFEEVAK, from the coding sequence ATGCGGTCATCAAAACCTGTTTTCTTATCTATTTTGGCGATGGGACTGGCGATTGGCGCAGGGACGATTGGCTTTATTCTTTCGGAACATCTTTCTTTTTTTGATGCACTATGGCTGACGGTCGTGACTATTTTGACAGTCGGGTACGGGGATACTGTGCCGAAAACGTTTTATGGGAGGCTGTTTGCTCTACTGATTATTCCGATTGGCATTAGCATCGTCACGTATGCGACAGGTGCGGTCGCCTCAATGATGATGGAAGGGGAATTTTCCAAAACGGTGCGGAGGAGAAAAATGCGGAAAAAAATTGATTCGTTGTCTAACCATATTATTGTATGCGGATTTGGTCGCGTGGGGGAACAAGTCGTGCGTGAGTTGCTAAAAAACAGGACGCATGTCGTCGTTGTGGAGAAAAATGTAGAACGGCTAGAAGGAGATGGCTCGCTTCTTTATATCGAAGGGGATGCGACCCAAGATGAGGTGTTGGTAGCAGCAGGGATTGAGCGTGCCGCAGGATTAGTCGCTACATTACCGGCAGATGCGGATAATGTGTTTATTTCGCTGACGGCAAAAGGATTAAACCGCAACATTCAAATTGTCGCTCGGGCGGAGCGGCCGGAGACAGAAGAGAAACTTCGGCGCGCAGGTGCTGATAAAGTCATTAATCCGTCCTTTTTAAGCGGCCGGCGCATGGCAATGACGATTTTAAAGCCGGTCAGCATCGATTATGTCGATACGATTTTTCATGACCATGAAGAAGAGTTTGCGTTGGAAGAAATTCGTATATCCCCGCATTCCCCGCTAACGAACCGGCTGTTGCGGGAAAGTGAAATTCGCCCTCGCTACGGCGTCACAATTGTCGCCATTCAGCGCGGCAAGAAAATCATTAGTAACCCATCTTCAGACGAGGTGTTGCAAGCGGGTGATCTAATCATTGTATTTGGAAAAAAAGAGAAGTTGGCTCGATTTGAAGAAGTGGCTAAATAA
- a CDS encoding uracil-DNA glycosylase, translated as MSVLKNDWAPLLQEEFTKPYYIKLREFLKEEYRTRTIYPDMYDIFNALHYTPYGQVKVVILGQDPYHGPNQAHGLSFSVKPGVALPPSLLNIFKELHDDLGCYIPNNGYLVKWAKQGVLLLNTVLTVRRGEANSHKGKGWEHFTDRVIEIVNAKQEPVVFLLWGRHAQAKKEFITNPRHYIIEAPHPSPFSAARGFFGSRPFSKTNAFLQQTGREPIDWQIENV; from the coding sequence ATGAGCGTGCTAAAAAACGATTGGGCTCCTTTATTGCAAGAAGAATTTACGAAACCATACTACATAAAATTAAGGGAATTTTTAAAAGAAGAGTACCGGACGCGAACGATTTACCCGGATATGTATGATATTTTTAACGCGCTTCATTATACGCCGTACGGACAAGTGAAAGTAGTCATTTTAGGACAAGACCCATACCACGGACCGAATCAAGCGCACGGATTAAGTTTTTCAGTCAAGCCGGGCGTGGCGCTGCCGCCTTCGTTGCTTAATATTTTTAAAGAGCTGCACGATGACCTTGGGTGTTATATCCCAAACAACGGCTATTTAGTCAAGTGGGCAAAACAAGGGGTGCTTTTGTTAAATACGGTTTTAACGGTAAGGCGGGGGGAAGCAAACTCACATAAGGGAAAAGGATGGGAACATTTCACTGACCGCGTCATTGAAATAGTGAACGCCAAACAAGAACCGGTTGTTTTTCTTTTATGGGGGCGTCATGCGCAAGCGAAAAAAGAGTTTATCACCAACCCACGCCATTACATCATCGAAGCGCCGCATCCAAGTCCGTTTTCCGCCGCCCGTGGCTTTTTTGGTAGCCGGCCGTTTTCGAAAACGAACGCCTTTCTTCAACAGACAGGGAGGGAACCGATTGACTGGCAAATCGAAAACGTGTGA
- a CDS encoding DUF2625 family protein, which translates to MKSFNELFDKTESTWKTLNEWVENAKNHVELLPVNSKENQKILLELQITTKSLLGTVVYYTGGILVNDGWLRILGSGDSRLPRNLATWNQIENGQSMRLPGSLLVADDVVGGFFAINGGAFEGNIGDVFYLAPDTLEWENLDMSYSDFVNWTLTGDVNRFYETFQWENWSDMVRKATGDKGILIYPYLWAEGEEIELRSKSIVPVNELWELNLDNRKKLGLE; encoded by the coding sequence ATGAAATCATTCAATGAACTTTTTGATAAAACTGAATCAACTTGGAAAACACTGAATGAATGGGTGGAAAATGCGAAAAACCATGTTGAACTACTCCCTGTAAATAGTAAAGAAAATCAAAAAATTTTGCTTGAATTGCAGATTACAACGAAATCATTGCTAGGAACAGTCGTTTACTATACAGGAGGAATTTTAGTGAATGACGGCTGGCTCAGAATTCTAGGTTCTGGAGACTCTCGCTTGCCAAGAAACTTAGCTACTTGGAATCAGATCGAAAATGGTCAAAGTATGAGATTACCGGGTTCGCTATTGGTGGCGGATGACGTAGTAGGAGGTTTTTTTGCAATAAACGGCGGCGCATTTGAAGGGAATATTGGTGATGTATTCTATCTTGCACCAGATACACTTGAATGGGAAAACCTTGATATGTCTTATTCTGATTTTGTCAATTGGACATTAACAGGGGATGTAAATAGATTTTACGAAACCTTCCAATGGGAGAACTGGTCTGATATGGTGAGAAAAGCAACAGGAGATAAAGGAATACTTATTTATCCGTATTTGTGGGCAGAAGGAGAAGAAATTGAGTTGCGTTCAAAATCTATTGTTCCGGTTAACGAATTGTGGGAGCTGAATTTAGACAATAGAAAAAAATTAGGACTCGAATAA
- the gerQ gene encoding spore coat protein GerQ, which translates to MTYEEERPQYSPYSYGYYPPYYPTAYPYSQQMTSYQPTATPGFSMQPTTFATQPLTPTSQLSAGMLPLEQSYIENILRLNKGKIATVYMTFENNREWNAKIFRGAIEAAGRDHLILSDPQTGKRYLLPMIYLNYVTFDEEIAYEYPYAGGAPGMSSYTPR; encoded by the coding sequence ATGACGTACGAAGAAGAACGCCCACAATATTCGCCATACTCGTATGGCTATTATCCACCATACTACCCAACCGCTTATCCTTATTCCCAACAAATGACCTCGTATCAACCAACGGCTACACCTGGTTTTAGCATGCAACCTACTACATTTGCAACACAACCGCTGACACCGACTAGTCAATTAAGCGCAGGGATGCTACCGCTTGAACAATCGTACATTGAAAATATTTTACGCCTAAACAAAGGAAAAATTGCTACGGTGTATATGACCTTTGAAAACAACCGTGAATGGAATGCGAAAATCTTTCGGGGAGCGATTGAAGCTGCTGGACGCGACCATTTAATTTTAAGTGACCCGCAAACAGGGAAGCGATATTTATTGCCAATGATTTACCTCAACTACGTGACGTTTGACGAAGAAATTGCCTATGAGTATCCGTATGCTGGCGGCGCACCTGGAATGAGTTCATACACTCCTCGCTAA
- a CDS encoding phosphoribosylaminoimidazole synthetase, producing the protein MKARCIANTGKDISEKALNIGYSTETVFELEIGRVYTVYGVCLWRDSLHYLIKGEEHNYPSWYPSELFDVSDRLLPVEWYYDYFKAFDITAIWGYKELVEDDSHFDGLMERDNKALEVFLKRKQEIDGYI; encoded by the coding sequence ATGAAAGCCAGATGCATAGCAAATACAGGAAAGGACATATCTGAGAAAGCCTTGAATATAGGATATTCTACAGAAACGGTCTTTGAGTTAGAAATCGGAAGAGTATATACAGTATATGGAGTCTGTCTGTGGAGAGATTCTTTACATTATCTTATAAAGGGTGAGGAGCATAACTATCCTTCTTGGTATCCTTCTGAACTTTTCGATGTTTCTGATCGACTTTTGCCTGTGGAATGGTACTATGATTATTTTAAAGCATTCGATATTACTGCGATTTGGGGCTATAAAGAATTAGTTGAGGATGATAGTCACTTTGATGGATTAATGGAACGTGATAACAAAGCATTGGAAGTTTTTTTGAAACGAAAGCAAGAAATAGATGGCTATATTTGA
- a CDS encoding NucA/NucB deoxyribonuclease domain-containing protein: MSRKNAKTNRKEALKGHQKVKDKDLDEYPPAMFKEGGKGASVKPISPSDNRGAGSSMGHQLRKYPDGTKVKIRIDG, from the coding sequence ATTAGTCGTAAGAATGCGAAAACCAATCGAAAAGAAGCCTTAAAAGGACATCAAAAAGTCAAAGATAAAGACCTTGATGAATATCCACCAGCTATGTTTAAAGAAGGAGGAAAAGGTGCTAGCGTTAAACCTATATCTCCATCTGATAATAGGGGGGCAGGTTCATCTATGGGACATCAGCTCAGAAAATATCCAGACGGTACAAAAGTAAAAATACGAATAGATGGGTAA
- a CDS encoding cell wall hydrolase, which produces MAVVACNDEEVKLLARLMRAEAEGEGRLGMLMVGNVGVNRVIANCLDFRGLRSIRQMVFQSPGGFEATQKGYFYQAARDLDIQLARQVIRGWRYHPATNALWFFKPEGECPPQWFNQWNVGRFKSHCFYAPSPDSCPRVY; this is translated from the coding sequence ATGGCTGTTGTCGCTTGCAACGATGAAGAAGTAAAGCTGTTGGCGAGGCTAATGCGCGCAGAAGCAGAAGGCGAAGGGCGGTTAGGGATGCTGATGGTCGGCAATGTCGGTGTAAACCGGGTTATCGCAAACTGCCTTGATTTTCGTGGACTTCGTTCGATTCGGCAAATGGTATTCCAAAGCCCTGGTGGTTTTGAAGCGACACAAAAGGGCTATTTTTACCAAGCCGCAAGAGACCTTGATATTCAGTTAGCCCGCCAGGTCATTCGCGGCTGGCGTTATCATCCTGCAACGAATGCGCTTTGGTTTTTTAAACCGGAAGGCGAATGTCCGCCGCAATGGTTTAATCAGTGGAATGTCGGGCGATTTAAGTCACATTGCTTTTACGCGCCGTCGCCGGACAGTTGCCCAAGAGTATATTAA
- a CDS encoding DUF423 domain-containing protein has protein sequence MKVFVLLGAIASFLAVALGAFGAHGLEGKIPDRYLDIWKTAVHYQMFHAVGLFVIALLLAKWPNASTLVTAGWMMVIGIVLFSGSLYVLSVTQIKPLGAITPFGGVAFLIAWALVAYVALKQ, from the coding sequence GTGAAAGTATTCGTTTTGCTTGGGGCAATTGCTTCTTTTTTAGCAGTGGCGCTCGGTGCGTTCGGCGCGCATGGATTGGAAGGAAAAATTCCTGATCGCTATTTAGACATTTGGAAAACAGCGGTACATTACCAAATGTTTCATGCTGTCGGATTGTTTGTTATCGCGCTTTTATTAGCGAAATGGCCGAATGCTAGCACACTTGTTACAGCCGGATGGATGATGGTGATAGGGATTGTTTTGTTTTCAGGAAGTTTATACGTGTTAAGCGTTACGCAAATCAAACCGCTCGGGGCGATTACGCCGTTTGGTGGGGTAGCGTTTTTAATCGCGTGGGCGCTTGTTGCCTACGTGGCGCTCAAACAATAA
- the hemQ gene encoding hydrogen peroxide-dependent heme synthase, translating into MSEAAQTLEGWYCLHDFRSVDWVAWKTLSNDERQAAIDEFLALVETWETTEARNEGSHAIYTVVGQKADMMFMILRPTMEELNEIETAFNKTKLAEYLVPTYSYVSVVELSNYLPSDGSDPYENPEVRRRLFPILPKTKHICFYPMDKRRQGNDNWYMLPMEERRNLMRAHGMTGRKYAGKVVQIITGSVGFDDYEWGVTLFSDDVLQFKKLVYEMRFDEVSARYGEFGSFFVGNRLSKEKVNAFLHV; encoded by the coding sequence ATGAGTGAAGCAGCACAAACACTCGAAGGCTGGTATTGCCTGCACGATTTCCGTTCAGTCGATTGGGTCGCTTGGAAAACGCTCTCAAACGACGAGCGACAAGCAGCTATTGATGAGTTTTTAGCATTAGTAGAAACATGGGAAACAACCGAAGCGCGCAACGAAGGAAGCCATGCCATTTATACCGTTGTTGGGCAAAAAGCGGACATGATGTTCATGATTTTGCGACCGACGATGGAAGAATTGAACGAAATCGAAACGGCGTTCAATAAAACAAAATTGGCGGAATATTTAGTGCCGACTTACTCATACGTATCAGTTGTGGAACTCAGCAACTACTTGCCGTCTGATGGCAGCGACCCGTATGAAAATCCAGAAGTTCGCCGCCGCCTGTTCCCGATCTTACCAAAAACGAAACATATTTGCTTCTATCCGATGGATAAGCGCCGTCAAGGCAATGACAACTGGTACATGCTTCCGATGGAAGAACGCCGCAACTTAATGCGCGCCCATGGAATGACCGGTCGCAAATATGCGGGCAAAGTCGTGCAAATCATTACCGGCTCGGTCGGGTTTGACGACTACGAGTGGGGCGTCACCCTCTTTTCGGACGACGTGTTGCAGTTTAAAAAGCTTGTCTACGAAATGCGGTTTGACGAAGTGAGCGCACGCTACGGGGAATTCGGTTCGTTCTTCGTTGGAAATAGATTATCAAAAGAAAAAGTAAACGCGTTTCTACACGTATAA